In Leisingera sp. NJS204, the following are encoded in one genomic region:
- a CDS encoding Hint domain-containing protein: MAIRTLSAFNADAFTVDDGSPHMTPGSSIINNSDTPVGTVFIYDSSYAIEQVTLDDTAGDADTMEDDQSGGHTIVDGGSMVASGTPVEAESHHYVQQLDAGGNPFGPVITITVFSRNGVTQDVWGFSTDTPLKDGARYQKTSGSNTGTSQYDSFVPCFVTGTAICTDQGLRPVERLRPGDRVLTRDNGFQPVLWVGIRRIGPDWMQACPHLQPVRVAADAFGPGQPAQDLWISPQHRLLLKGAACQMLFEEPEVLSAAAHLQAHPGVARQLVARTTYVHLLFERHQAVFSNGLWTESFQPGSQLLDGGGAAARHEILTLFPDLALAGGSGYPAARRVLKQKESRLLADRPPV, translated from the coding sequence ATGGCGATACGAACTTTAAGCGCGTTCAATGCAGACGCTTTTACCGTCGATGACGGCTCCCCCCATATGACGCCGGGCAGCTCGATCATCAACAATTCGGACACCCCCGTTGGCACGGTTTTCATCTATGATTCCAGCTACGCCATCGAACAGGTCACTCTCGACGACACTGCCGGCGATGCTGATACGATGGAGGATGACCAGTCAGGCGGCCATACCATCGTCGATGGCGGATCCATGGTGGCCAGCGGCACCCCGGTCGAGGCCGAATCGCACCACTACGTGCAACAGCTTGATGCCGGCGGCAATCCGTTCGGCCCGGTCATCACCATCACCGTGTTTTCCCGGAACGGCGTCACGCAGGATGTTTGGGGGTTTTCCACCGATACCCCGCTGAAGGACGGCGCGCGGTACCAGAAAACCTCCGGCAGCAATACCGGCACCTCCCAATACGACAGTTTCGTGCCTTGTTTCGTGACCGGCACCGCCATCTGCACCGACCAGGGCCTGCGCCCGGTGGAACGGTTGCGCCCCGGCGACCGGGTGCTGACCCGCGACAATGGTTTTCAACCGGTTCTTTGGGTTGGCATCCGCCGGATCGGGCCTGACTGGATGCAGGCCTGCCCGCATCTGCAGCCGGTGCGGGTTGCAGCCGATGCCTTTGGCCCCGGCCAGCCTGCCCAGGATCTTTGGATCTCGCCGCAGCACCGGCTGCTGCTGAAAGGCGCCGCCTGCCAGATGCTGTTCGAAGAGCCGGAGGTGCTCTCTGCCGCCGCCCACCTGCAGGCGCATCCGGGCGTCGCCAGGCAGCTGGTCGCCCGAACCACTTATGTGCACCTGCTGTTCGAGCGCCATCAGGCGGTGTTCTCAAACGGTCTCTGGACCGAAAGCTTCCAGCCCGGCAGCCAGCTTCTGGACGGCGGCGGTGCCGCCGCGAGACACGAGATCCTGACGCTGTTCCCCGATCTCGCACTGGCCGGAGGCAGCGGCTACCCTGCCGCCCGCAGGGTTTTGAAACAAAAGGAAAGCCGCCTGCTGGCAGACCGGCCCCCGGTGTAA
- a CDS encoding ribonuclease E inhibitor RraB produces the protein MPHDFETQRAGTVAAFNDLRAEHGLPEAADVDYFFVPARDGADWQPLAEELSREGYSCSWVSAENTEDGTPCLIATLPEQIISATGIWIGEEVATRAALSHGFAPDGWGLEG, from the coding sequence ATGCCGCATGATTTCGAAACCCAGCGGGCCGGAACTGTTGCGGCGTTCAACGATCTGCGGGCCGAACACGGCCTGCCCGAGGCGGCGGACGTTGATTACTTCTTTGTCCCCGCCCGCGACGGCGCTGACTGGCAGCCCCTGGCCGAAGAACTCAGCCGCGAGGGCTACAGCTGCAGCTGGGTCAGCGCAGAGAACACCGAAGACGGCACCCCCTGCCTGATCGCCACCCTGCCGGAGCAGATCATTTCCGCCACCGGCATCTGGATCGGCGAGGAAGTGGCCACCCGCGCTGCGCTGTCCCACGGGTTCGCACCGGACGGCTGGGGGCTGGAGGGCTGA
- the trxB gene encoding thioredoxin-disulfide reductase produces the protein MSETRHTKVLIIGSGPAGYTAGVYAARAMLEPVLVQGIEPGGQLTTTTEVENYPGFTEVQGPDLMIKMQEHAQAMGCEVIGDYITSLDTSARPFVAKADSGTTFTADAVILATGARAKWLGLESEEKFKGFGVSACATCDGFFYRGQEIVVIGGGNTAVEEALFLTNFASKVTLIHRRDELRAEKILIDRLMKNDKIEPLWFHTLEEVVGTENPLGVEGIVVKNVQTGELKEIPCKGVFVAIGHAPANELVKDVLELHNGGYVQVKPGSTETSIAGIFAAGDLTDHKYRQAVTSAGMGCMAALDAERFLAEQE, from the coding sequence ATGAGCGAGACGCGCCACACCAAGGTTCTGATCATCGGCTCCGGGCCTGCAGGCTATACCGCAGGGGTCTATGCCGCCCGTGCCATGCTGGAACCGGTTCTGGTTCAGGGCATTGAGCCCGGCGGCCAGCTGACCACCACCACTGAGGTCGAGAATTACCCCGGCTTCACCGAGGTGCAGGGCCCCGACCTGATGATCAAGATGCAGGAGCACGCCCAGGCGATGGGCTGCGAGGTCATCGGCGACTATATCACCTCGCTCGATACGTCCGCGCGCCCGTTTGTGGCCAAGGCCGACAGCGGCACAACCTTCACTGCCGATGCGGTGATCCTGGCGACAGGTGCCCGTGCCAAATGGCTGGGTCTGGAATCGGAAGAAAAATTCAAAGGTTTCGGCGTCTCCGCCTGCGCCACCTGCGACGGCTTTTTCTACCGCGGTCAGGAGATCGTGGTGATCGGCGGCGGCAACACCGCCGTGGAAGAGGCGCTGTTTCTGACCAATTTCGCCTCCAAGGTGACCCTGATCCACCGCCGCGACGAGCTGCGCGCCGAGAAGATCCTGATCGACCGCCTGATGAAGAACGACAAGATTGAACCGCTGTGGTTCCACACCCTGGAAGAGGTCGTGGGCACCGAAAACCCGCTGGGGGTTGAGGGCATCGTGGTCAAGAACGTGCAAACCGGCGAGTTAAAGGAAATCCCCTGCAAAGGCGTCTTTGTCGCCATCGGCCACGCCCCCGCCAATGAGCTGGTCAAGGACGTGCTGGAGCTGCACAACGGCGGCTATGTCCAGGTCAAACCCGGCTCGACTGAAACCTCGATTGCCGGCATCTTTGCCGCTGGCGACCTCACCGACCACAAGTACCGCCAGGCGGTCACTTCAGCCGGCATGGGCTGCATGGCAGCACTGGACGCCGAACGCTTCCTGGCTGAGCAGGAGTAG
- a CDS encoding Lrp/AsnC family transcriptional regulator, with amino-acid sequence MVTTRLDPIDRKILSELQADGRMTNVELAKRVGISAPPCLRRVRALEEAGLIHGYHADVNSRELGFEVQVFAMVGLESQAEVELSAFEEKCRSWPLVRECHMLNGEVDFILKCVSPDLSTFQSFLTGDLLTTPNVASVKTSLVIRGAKDEPGVPFEVLEERLAREA; translated from the coding sequence ATGGTCACAACCCGCCTTGATCCGATTGATCGCAAGATTCTGTCGGAGCTTCAGGCCGATGGGCGGATGACCAATGTGGAGCTGGCCAAGCGGGTCGGCATTTCTGCGCCACCCTGTCTGCGCCGCGTGCGCGCATTGGAGGAGGCCGGTCTGATTCACGGCTACCACGCCGATGTGAATTCCCGCGAGCTGGGGTTCGAGGTGCAGGTCTTTGCCATGGTGGGGCTGGAAAGCCAGGCCGAGGTGGAGCTGAGCGCCTTTGAGGAGAAATGCCGCAGCTGGCCCTTGGTGCGCGAGTGCCACATGCTGAACGGCGAGGTGGATTTCATCCTGAAATGCGTCTCACCGGATCTCAGCACCTTCCAAAGCTTCCTGACCGGCGATCTGCTGACCACGCCGAATGTGGCCAGCGTCAAGACCTCGCTGGTGATCCGCGGCGCCAAGGATGAACCGGGTGTGCCGTTTGAGGTGCTGGAAGAGCGGCTGGCCCGCGAGGCATAA
- a CDS encoding Hint domain-containing protein, with amino-acid sequence MTIAHSLQKAAANAIEANAFLQDPAALRSATKPQLRRYEVSSLLPSGAISETRHIAPALPLFEDAFCAFSRGSLVETANGPVAIEDLLPGDDILTSGGGSQPLVWIGHTSILPARPGSRGRSHRLTSFMADSLGLQKPASSLVAGPAARLLRTPPHLQSADSGQLLTPVAEFQDGMSIFETAPPTPVDMYHLCLPRHAAITIGGLEFETYHPGPDALKLASYAIKTLFLNMFAHADSIRDFGPLAYSRAGSNRSSPAVL; translated from the coding sequence ATGACCATCGCCCACTCGCTGCAGAAAGCTGCAGCCAATGCAATTGAAGCCAATGCGTTCCTGCAGGATCCGGCGGCGCTGCGAAGTGCAACCAAGCCGCAATTGCGGCGCTATGAGGTCAGCAGCCTCCTGCCCAGCGGTGCGATTTCCGAAACCCGCCACATTGCGCCTGCCCTGCCGCTGTTCGAAGACGCCTTTTGCGCATTTTCCCGCGGCTCATTGGTGGAAACCGCCAACGGCCCGGTTGCCATCGAAGACCTGTTGCCCGGCGATGACATCCTGACCAGCGGCGGCGGCAGCCAGCCGCTTGTCTGGATCGGCCACACCAGCATTCTGCCCGCACGCCCCGGAAGCCGCGGCCGCAGCCACCGCCTGACCAGCTTCATGGCAGACAGCCTGGGCCTGCAAAAACCGGCTTCCAGCCTAGTTGCCGGACCTGCGGCACGGCTGCTGCGCACCCCGCCGCACCTGCAGAGCGCGGACAGCGGACAGCTGCTGACCCCTGTTGCGGAGTTCCAGGACGGAATGAGCATCTTTGAAACCGCTCCGCCGACGCCGGTGGACATGTACCACCTCTGCCTGCCGCGTCACGCGGCAATCACCATCGGCGGGCTGGAATTTGAGACCTACCATCCGGGACCGGATGCGCTGAAACTGGCCAGTTACGCGATCAAGACACTGTTTCTGAACATGTTTGCCCATGCCGACAGCATCCGGGACTTTGGCCCGCTGGCTTATTCCAGGGCCGGCAGCAACAGATCCAGCCCGGCCGTTCTGTAA
- the pgeF gene encoding peptidoglycan editing factor PgeF — protein MTLEILTSDLLGPVRHGFFTRRGGASSGIYHGLNCGLGSTDQREAVQINRARVAAAMEVPPENLSAVHQVHSADVLVVTEPSQDRPRADAMVTNIPGLALSILTADCQPVLFCDPEAGVIGAAHAGWRGTLDGVLEATLEAMEGLGARREDTAAVIGPAISQRAYEVGPEFFEDFVMQDDGYARFFANGEGGRYLFDLPGLGLHKLRQAGAGMAEWTRHCTYSEPEKFYSYRRATHAKEADYGRLISCIRL, from the coding sequence ATGACGCTTGAAATTCTCACGTCCGATCTGCTTGGCCCGGTGCGGCACGGCTTTTTCACCCGCAGGGGCGGCGCCTCCTCGGGCATCTACCACGGGCTGAACTGCGGCCTGGGCTCCACCGATCAGCGCGAAGCAGTGCAGATCAACCGCGCCCGCGTGGCCGCCGCGATGGAGGTGCCGCCCGAGAACCTCAGCGCCGTGCATCAGGTCCACAGCGCCGATGTGCTGGTGGTCACAGAACCCTCGCAGGACCGCCCCCGCGCCGATGCCATGGTCACCAATATACCTGGTTTGGCGCTGTCGATACTGACCGCCGACTGCCAGCCGGTGCTGTTTTGCGACCCCGAGGCCGGCGTCATCGGCGCCGCCCATGCGGGCTGGCGCGGCACTCTGGACGGGGTGCTGGAGGCCACGCTGGAAGCGATGGAGGGCCTCGGCGCCCGGCGCGAGGACACGGCGGCAGTGATCGGCCCCGCGATCTCGCAGCGCGCCTATGAGGTCGGCCCTGAGTTCTTTGAAGATTTCGTGATGCAGGACGACGGCTACGCCCGGTTCTTTGCCAATGGCGAAGGCGGCCGCTACCTGTTCGACCTGCCGGGCCTGGGCTTGCACAAACTGCGCCAGGCCGGTGCAGGCATGGCCGAATGGACCCGTCACTGCACCTACTCCGAGCCTGAGAAATTCTACTCCTACCGCCGCGCGACCCACGCGAAAGAGGCCGACTACGGCCGCCTGATCTCCTGCATCAGGCTTTAA
- a CDS encoding class I SAM-dependent methyltransferase, with product MSLADHLAARIQADGPMSVAAYMGECLLHPQYGYYTTRDPLGAKGDFTTASEISQMYGELIGLALAQCWLDQGAPAPFTLAELGPGRGTLMADLLRATRGVPGFHAAMQIKLIEASPKLRSTQARTLEAYAPEWLNSADALPDQPLLLVANEFFDALPIRQFIRSGDNWSERRIGLTDGRLAFGLSPAAPQPALDHRLQDTQEGDLVEICDAAAPVTQAIASRIAAHGGAALIVDYGDWRALGDTLQALRAHKPADPLLAPGEADLTAHVDFEALAIAAKTAGCAYTRLTPQGVFLERLGITDRARALAAPLQGEPLDSLIAAHRRLTHPDEMGNLFKVLGLYPSTAAPLPGLNP from the coding sequence ATGAGCCTGGCAGATCACCTTGCCGCCCGCATCCAGGCGGATGGCCCGATGTCTGTTGCCGCCTATATGGGGGAGTGCCTGCTGCACCCGCAGTATGGCTATTACACCACCCGTGACCCCTTGGGCGCCAAGGGAGACTTCACCACCGCGTCGGAAATCAGTCAGATGTACGGCGAACTGATCGGCCTCGCCCTGGCCCAATGCTGGCTTGACCAAGGCGCCCCGGCCCCCTTCACGCTTGCCGAACTGGGACCGGGCCGCGGCACCCTGATGGCGGACCTCTTGCGCGCCACCCGCGGCGTGCCGGGGTTCCATGCGGCGATGCAGATCAAACTGATCGAGGCCTCACCGAAACTGCGCAGCACCCAAGCCAGGACGCTGGAGGCATACGCCCCCGAATGGCTGAACTCTGCGGACGCCCTGCCGGACCAGCCGCTACTGCTGGTAGCCAACGAATTCTTTGACGCCCTGCCCATCCGCCAATTCATCCGCAGCGGCGATAACTGGAGCGAACGGCGCATCGGCCTGACAGACGGCAGGCTGGCCTTCGGCCTCAGCCCCGCCGCGCCGCAGCCCGCCCTGGATCACCGCCTGCAAGACACCCAGGAGGGCGATCTGGTTGAGATTTGCGACGCCGCCGCCCCCGTCACTCAGGCCATCGCATCCCGAATCGCTGCCCATGGCGGCGCGGCTCTGATCGTGGATTATGGCGACTGGCGCGCCCTTGGCGATACCCTGCAAGCCTTGCGCGCGCATAAACCCGCTGATCCGCTGCTGGCCCCCGGCGAGGCCGACCTGACCGCCCATGTGGATTTCGAGGCGCTGGCAATAGCCGCCAAAACCGCCGGTTGCGCCTATACTCGCCTCACCCCGCAGGGAGTGTTTCTGGAGCGTCTCGGCATCACTGACCGCGCCCGCGCCCTGGCCGCGCCGCTGCAGGGTGAGCCGCTGGACTCCCTGATCGCCGCACATCGGCGGTTGACGCACCCCGATGAAATGGGAAACCTGTTCAAAGTGCTCGGCCTCTATCCCTCGACGGCCGCTCCTTTGCCAGGATTGAACCCATGA
- the lgt gene encoding prolipoprotein diacylglyceryl transferase yields MQAMIQFPDLSSEIFSISLGSFEFALRWYALAYITGIVIAWRLAVAALRRPGLWPAQQPPMKPQQVEDLLTWIILGVILGGRLGFVLFYQPAYYLAHPAEILKIWQGGMAFHGGLLGVVLATLIYAARHNIPKLQIADLVAHTVAPGLLLGRLANFINAELWGRPTDLPWGVAFPGPAAQDCGQALGQLCARHPSQLYEAGMEGLILGALLLHLAWRRNAFHTPGRLLGVFLAGYGLARFIVEFFRQPDAQFVSPGNPLGLAWHIDGFGITQGQALSLPMIAIGLWFLLRARHAARSPA; encoded by the coding sequence ATGCAGGCCATGATCCAATTCCCCGACCTTTCGTCCGAGATTTTCTCGATCTCCCTCGGCTCATTTGAGTTCGCCCTGCGCTGGTATGCGCTGGCCTATATCACCGGGATCGTCATTGCCTGGCGGCTGGCTGTCGCGGCCCTGCGCCGTCCTGGGCTGTGGCCCGCGCAGCAGCCGCCGATGAAGCCGCAGCAGGTCGAGGATCTGCTGACCTGGATCATCCTCGGCGTGATCCTGGGCGGGCGCCTGGGTTTTGTGCTGTTCTACCAGCCCGCCTATTACCTGGCGCATCCGGCTGAGATCCTGAAGATCTGGCAGGGCGGCATGGCCTTTCACGGCGGCCTGCTCGGCGTGGTTCTGGCGACGCTGATCTATGCCGCGCGCCACAACATCCCGAAACTGCAGATCGCCGATCTGGTTGCCCATACCGTGGCACCGGGCCTGCTGCTGGGACGGCTGGCCAACTTCATCAATGCCGAGCTTTGGGGCCGCCCCACCGATCTGCCCTGGGGCGTCGCCTTTCCCGGCCCCGCCGCGCAGGACTGCGGCCAGGCGCTGGGTCAGCTTTGCGCCCGCCACCCTTCGCAGCTGTATGAGGCAGGGATGGAGGGGCTGATCCTCGGCGCCCTGCTTCTGCACCTCGCCTGGCGCCGCAATGCGTTTCACACCCCGGGCCGCCTGCTGGGCGTGTTCCTCGCGGGCTACGGCCTCGCCCGTTTCATAGTTGAGTTCTTCCGCCAGCCGGATGCGCAGTTCGTCTCTCCCGGCAATCCGCTGGGGCTGGCCTGGCATATCGACGGCTTCGGGATCACCCAGGGCCAGGCGCTGTCGCTGCCGATGATCGCCATCGGCCTCTGGTTCCTGCTGCGCGCCCGCCATGCCGCCCGGAGCCCGGCATGA
- a CDS encoding accessory factor UbiK family protein codes for MQTRNKILDDISQLMTNAMGVAQGAKDEADTALKSMIDRWLADRDFVTREEFDAVRAMAQKAREENEALKARLDALEAAQK; via the coding sequence ATGCAGACCCGCAACAAGATCCTGGACGATATTTCCCAGCTGATGACCAATGCGATGGGCGTGGCCCAGGGCGCCAAAGACGAGGCGGACACCGCGCTGAAAAGCATGATCGACCGCTGGCTGGCCGACCGTGATTTCGTCACCCGCGAGGAGTTTGACGCGGTGCGCGCCATGGCACAGAAAGCGCGCGAGGAGAATGAGGCGCTGAAGGCGCGGCTGGATGCGCTGGAGGCCGCGCAGAAATAA
- a CDS encoding YbjN domain-containing protein — translation MALSELHLEEDIHPIDIVEHLASHHDWDFDRVGDDQIAMSVEGQWRTYSLTLAWSGYEECLRLVCSFEMEPPEAELPRLYELINSMNDQCWEGSFTYWADHKLMLFRYGLMLSGGQMASPQQIDAMLKAAVANAERYYPAIQLAVWGKRSTQDAMQVAIAEAYGRA, via the coding sequence ATGGCACTATCCGAGCTTCACTTGGAAGAAGACATCCACCCCATAGACATCGTCGAGCATTTGGCGTCGCACCATGATTGGGACTTTGACCGGGTTGGTGATGACCAGATTGCCATGTCGGTCGAGGGGCAGTGGCGCACCTATTCGCTGACGCTGGCCTGGTCGGGCTATGAGGAATGCCTGCGGCTGGTCTGCAGCTTTGAAATGGAACCCCCGGAGGCCGAGCTGCCGCGGCTCTATGAGCTGATCAACAGCATGAACGACCAGTGCTGGGAAGGCTCCTTTACTTATTGGGCGGATCACAAGCTGATGCTGTTCCGCTATGGGCTGATGCTGTCCGGCGGCCAGATGGCCAGCCCGCAGCAGATTGATGCAATGCTGAAAGCCGCGGTGGCCAATGCCGAGCGCTATTACCCGGCAATCCAGCTGGCAGTCTGGGGAAAGCGCAGCACCCAGGACGCGATGCAGGTCGCCATTGCAGAGGCATACGGGCGGGCGTAA
- the proC gene encoding pyrroline-5-carboxylate reductase, which translates to MDMQEITARGLVLLGCGKMGSAMLAGWLEGGLPAASVWVIDPHPSDWLQGTGVHINAELPAAPGIVLIAVKPQMMGAALPVLQSYGNGATLFISVAAGTSIATFEDVLGAQSPIVRAMPNTPAAVGRGITAIIGNAHTNNADLDRAEGLLQAVGQVVRLDNEGQMDAVTGVSGSGPAYVFHLIETLAVAGEAQGLPADLAMRLAKATVAGAGALAEAAEESPGQLRINVTSPNGTTQAALEVLMDDDDGFPALLNRAVAAATERSKELSRG; encoded by the coding sequence ATGGATATGCAAGAGATTACCGCGCGCGGGCTGGTACTGCTGGGCTGCGGCAAGATGGGATCGGCGATGCTGGCCGGATGGCTGGAGGGCGGATTGCCCGCGGCGTCGGTCTGGGTGATTGACCCGCACCCCTCGGACTGGCTGCAGGGCACCGGCGTCCATATCAACGCAGAACTGCCCGCGGCGCCGGGCATCGTGCTGATTGCCGTCAAGCCGCAGATGATGGGCGCCGCGCTGCCGGTGCTGCAAAGCTACGGCAACGGCGCCACCCTGTTCATTTCCGTTGCCGCGGGCACCTCGATTGCCACCTTTGAGGACGTTCTGGGGGCGCAGTCGCCGATCGTGCGGGCGATGCCGAATACACCGGCAGCTGTCGGGCGCGGTATCACCGCGATTATCGGCAATGCACACACCAATAATGCGGATCTTGACCGTGCCGAGGGGCTGCTGCAAGCCGTCGGGCAGGTTGTGCGGCTGGATAATGAGGGCCAGATGGATGCCGTCACCGGCGTCAGCGGCTCGGGCCCCGCCTATGTGTTCCACCTGATTGAGACTTTGGCAGTCGCGGGCGAGGCGCAGGGGCTGCCGGCGGACCTGGCGATGCGGCTGGCCAAGGCGACTGTTGCGGGCGCCGGCGCGCTGGCGGAGGCGGCAGAGGAAAGCCCCGGCCAGCTGCGCATCAATGTGACCAGCCCGAACGGCACCACCCAGGCTGCCCTTGAGGTGCTGATGGATGATGACGACGGTTTCCCGGCGCTGCTGAACCGGGCTGTGGCTGCGGCCACGGAACGTTCAAAGGAGTTGTCGCGTGGCTGA
- a CDS encoding tRNA-binding protein: protein MAEITFDEFLKVDVRAGEIIRAEPFSEARKPAIKLWVDFGPDIGVKKSSAQITAHYMPETLVGKQVLAVVNFPPRQIGTFMSEILVLGLPDENGEIFLAGPDGKVPLGGRMH, encoded by the coding sequence GTGGCTGAGATCACTTTTGACGAGTTCCTGAAGGTCGACGTCCGCGCCGGTGAAATCATCCGTGCCGAGCCGTTTTCCGAGGCGCGCAAGCCGGCAATCAAGCTTTGGGTCGATTTCGGGCCGGATATTGGCGTAAAAAAGAGCTCAGCGCAGATTACGGCGCATTACATGCCGGAAACGCTGGTGGGCAAGCAGGTTCTGGCCGTCGTAAACTTCCCGCCGCGGCAGATCGGCACGTTCATGTCAGAGATCCTGGTTCTGGGCCTGCCGGATGAAAACGGAGAGATATTCCTGGCCGGGCCTGATGGAAAGGTCCCGCTGGGCGGGAGGATGCACTGA
- a CDS encoding 2-hydroxyacid dehydrogenase — MKIWIARPMTAAVTARAREAFGDLEIRETNAVMNEAEMLRALAEFDIVVPTLGDKFTAEIFAKAGTPRCKLLANFGVGYNHIDVAAARAAGVEVTNTPGAVTDATADIAMTLILMSARRASEGERMLRKGDWAGWHPTQMLGLHATGKRVGIAGMGRIGQAIARRCHFGFGMDVSYVARSAKDLDFPADRAGSLIDLAGQVDFLVVAVPGGAETTHLINAEVLGAMQSHAHLINIARGEVVEEAALIDALQNRQIGGAGLDVYEFEPKVPQALIDLDNATLLPHLGTATEEVRSDMGHMALDNVAAYLNGAALPNRV; from the coding sequence ATGAAAATCTGGATTGCGCGGCCGATGACGGCAGCGGTCACGGCACGGGCGCGGGAGGCGTTTGGTGATCTGGAAATCCGTGAAACCAACGCGGTGATGAATGAGGCAGAGATGCTGCGCGCCCTGGCGGAATTCGACATCGTCGTGCCGACGCTGGGCGACAAGTTCACGGCTGAGATCTTTGCCAAGGCGGGCACGCCCCGCTGCAAGCTCTTGGCCAATTTCGGCGTCGGTTACAATCATATCGACGTGGCGGCCGCGCGGGCGGCAGGCGTCGAGGTGACCAACACGCCGGGGGCAGTGACTGATGCCACCGCCGATATTGCGATGACGCTGATCCTGATGTCTGCGCGCCGTGCCTCGGAGGGCGAGCGGATGCTGCGCAAGGGTGATTGGGCGGGCTGGCATCCGACCCAGATGCTGGGGCTGCACGCGACTGGCAAGCGCGTCGGCATCGCCGGTATGGGCCGGATCGGCCAGGCAATTGCGCGGCGCTGCCATTTCGGCTTTGGCATGGATGTGTCCTACGTGGCACGTTCGGCGAAGGATCTGGACTTCCCGGCAGACCGCGCCGGCAGCCTGATTGATCTGGCGGGGCAGGTGGATTTTCTGGTTGTGGCGGTGCCGGGCGGCGCCGAGACCACGCATCTGATCAACGCCGAGGTTCTGGGCGCGATGCAGTCCCACGCCCATCTGATCAACATCGCCCGTGGTGAAGTTGTCGAGGAGGCGGCGCTGATCGACGCGCTGCAGAACCGCCAAATCGGCGGTGCCGGGCTGGATGTCTATGAGTTCGAACCCAAGGTGCCGCAGGCGCTGATCGATCTGGATAACGCCACTCTGCTGCCGCATCTGGGCACCGCCACCGAAGAGGTGCGCAGCGATATGGGCCATATGGCGTTGGACAATGTCGCAGCCTATCTGAATGGCGCGGCGCTGCCCAACCGGGTCTGA
- a CDS encoding thymidine kinase, which produces MAKLYFNYSTMNAGKSTVLLQASHNYRENHMDTYLLTARLDDRAGEGRIASRIGIGEAADMFAAGDDLYTRIEQRLARGPVAAIFVDEAQFLTPDQVWQLARVVDDLRVPVLAYGLRVDFQGKLFPGSATLLALADEMREVRTICHCGKKATMVVRQDNQGRVLTEGDQVQIGGNETYVSLCRRHWREAAGDLRCGKTAE; this is translated from the coding sequence ATGGCCAAGCTCTATTTCAACTACTCCACCATGAACGCGGGCAAATCGACGGTGCTGTTGCAGGCGTCGCATAACTACCGCGAAAACCATATGGATACCTACCTGCTGACCGCCCGGCTGGATGACCGCGCCGGCGAGGGCAGAATCGCCTCGCGCATCGGCATCGGCGAAGCAGCGGATATGTTTGCCGCGGGCGACGACCTTTACACCCGCATTGAACAGCGTCTGGCACGCGGCCCGGTGGCGGCGATCTTTGTCGATGAAGCGCAGTTCCTGACGCCCGATCAGGTCTGGCAGCTGGCCCGCGTTGTCGATGATCTGCGGGTGCCGGTGCTGGCCTACGGCCTCAGGGTGGATTTCCAGGGCAAGCTGTTCCCCGGCTCCGCCACCCTGCTGGCGCTGGCGGATGAAATGCGCGAGGTGCGCACCATCTGCCACTGTGGCAAAAAAGCCACCATGGTGGTCCGCCAGGACAATCAGGGCCGGGTGCTGACCGAGGGCGACCAAGTGCAGATCGGCGGCAATGAGACCTATGTTTCGCTGTGCCGCCGCCACTGGCGCGAGGCGGCGGGCGATCTGCGCTGCGGCAAAACGGCAGAGTAA